In a genomic window of Polycladomyces subterraneus:
- a CDS encoding endonuclease V — translation MEPVMMHRWDLDPVEAERLQRGLSAQVIRTDQLHDVRYVAGVDVAYDPETDKQLAAVVVLNARSLQVVETTVAEEQVSFPYRKSRLKAHGFNRGMKGGVSSMPSEEGA, via the coding sequence ATGGAACCCGTCATGATGCATAGGTGGGATCTCGATCCGGTGGAAGCCGAACGGCTTCAGCGCGGTCTATCAGCTCAAGTGATCAGAACGGACCAACTGCATGATGTCCGATACGTGGCTGGGGTGGATGTGGCCTATGATCCGGAAACGGACAAGCAGTTGGCCGCGGTGGTCGTATTAAATGCACGTTCTCTCCAGGTGGTTGAAACCACCGTAGCGGAGGAGCAGGTGTCGTTTCCTTACAGAAAAAGTCGCCTAAAAGCCCACGGTTTCAATCGTGGGATGAAAGGCGGCGTTAGCTCTATGCCCTCTGAAGAGGGCGCTTAG
- a CDS encoding histidine phosphatase family protein, whose translation MRLIWVRHGETEGNRQRRYVGHWDDPLNERGRQQARKVAERLSREPVSAIYTSDLCRAEETASVIAAHHPSVPVQVTPLLRECAFGEWEGRTYDEIAANGEMHLQRWYDDPWCVSPPGGECLQEMEQRISLWLEALAVRHGSGDTVVAVAHTGPIRLFHAKWVKRNPRELWDFSLPHGEVWAVRRRGDGWEVEPWNPS comes from the coding sequence GTGCGGCTGATCTGGGTGCGTCACGGAGAGACGGAGGGCAACCGGCAAAGACGGTATGTCGGCCATTGGGATGATCCGCTCAATGAACGGGGGAGACAACAGGCGCGTAAGGTGGCGGAGCGGCTGTCACGCGAACCGGTGTCGGCGATCTACACCAGTGATTTGTGCCGAGCCGAAGAAACAGCTTCAGTGATTGCCGCCCATCACCCGTCCGTACCGGTTCAGGTAACCCCCTTGTTACGGGAATGTGCCTTCGGAGAATGGGAAGGGCGAACGTACGATGAGATTGCGGCGAATGGAGAGATGCATTTGCAGCGCTGGTATGATGATCCCTGGTGTGTGTCACCGCCCGGCGGCGAATGTTTGCAGGAAATGGAACAACGCATAAGTTTATGGCTAGAAGCATTGGCCGTTCGCCATGGAAGCGGGGATACGGTAGTGGCGGTTGCCCACACAGGCCCGATTCGCCTGTTTCATGCCAAGTGGGTGAAACGGAATCCGCGTGAACTGTGGGATTTTTCCCTGCCGCACGGTGAAGTATGGGCGGTACGCCGAAGGGGAGACGGGTGGGAGGTAGAACCATGGAACCCGTCATGA
- a CDS encoding bifunctional adenosylcobinamide kinase/adenosylcobinamide-phosphate guanylyltransferase, which yields MSVVMVTGGVRSGKSAFAEEICRSWGGRVLYVATGGTPRDEEMRARVELHRQRRPHDWGLIEEPLEPQKWLSHPEPYDIVLIDSLSAWVANRVMNVDESDREQFRRLPEELETEWHRLLPCFGRQKTVIVTDETGLGGVALSPMGRLFQETLGRVNQLTARFADEVWMVVSGIPWRLKG from the coding sequence GTGAGCGTGGTGATGGTGACCGGCGGAGTTCGTTCCGGAAAAAGCGCCTTCGCGGAAGAAATTTGTCGGTCGTGGGGAGGACGTGTCCTCTACGTTGCCACGGGTGGAACTCCCCGGGATGAAGAGATGCGGGCGAGAGTGGAGCTTCACCGCCAACGTCGTCCGCATGATTGGGGATTGATCGAGGAGCCGCTGGAACCGCAAAAATGGCTGTCCCATCCCGAACCCTACGACATCGTGCTGATCGACTCCCTTTCCGCATGGGTGGCCAACCGGGTGATGAATGTCGACGAATCAGACCGGGAGCAATTTCGCCGATTGCCTGAAGAGTTGGAAACGGAATGGCACCGGCTCCTTCCCTGTTTTGGCCGACAAAAAACGGTGATCGTCACCGATGAAACGGGGTTGGGCGGTGTGGCCCTGTCACCGATGGGGCGGTTGTTTCAGGAAACGTTGGGGAGAGTCAACCAACTCACGGCCCGATTCGCCGATGAAGTGTGGATGGTGGTTTCGGGGATTCCCTGGAGGTTGAAAGGATGA
- the cobS gene encoding adenosylcobinamide-GDP ribazoletransferase: MRGFWSALAFMTRIPVPARWLHSDGWRSSSGFYPAVGGVIGLCLAGFNWLTEPWLPPWIRTVLVVGVWVRLTGGLHLDGLMDTADGMGANRDREQTLAIMKDSRVGAMGVLAALFVILVKMAAVHDMGIHATVALFSAPVAGRMAILSALYFWPYVRQDGIGSQLKASLTGWQMAGAWAFGIILLAVAGGGFAMLPLIVTLVVTVWMAWRVIRRVGGLTGDVYGAIVEVTEAAVLVAFCVWR, encoded by the coding sequence ATGAGAGGGTTTTGGTCCGCATTGGCCTTTATGACACGTATTCCAGTCCCCGCCCGTTGGCTGCATTCGGACGGATGGAGAAGCAGTTCTGGGTTCTACCCTGCGGTGGGCGGTGTGATTGGGTTGTGCCTCGCCGGGTTCAATTGGTTGACGGAGCCTTGGCTGCCGCCTTGGATTCGCACCGTACTGGTCGTGGGGGTGTGGGTACGACTGACGGGAGGCCTTCATCTGGACGGATTGATGGATACGGCGGACGGGATGGGGGCCAACCGGGACCGGGAACAAACCTTGGCCATCATGAAGGACAGCCGGGTCGGGGCGATGGGCGTTTTGGCAGCATTGTTTGTGATATTGGTGAAAATGGCGGCGGTACATGATATGGGAATTCACGCCACTGTTGCGCTGTTTTCCGCCCCCGTGGCCGGTAGGATGGCGATCCTGTCGGCCTTATATTTCTGGCCTTATGTTCGGCAGGACGGGATTGGTTCCCAGTTAAAAGCGTCGCTAACAGGGTGGCAGATGGCCGGGGCGTGGGCTTTCGGCATCATCCTGCTCGCAGTGGCAGGCGGAGGGTTTGCCATGTTGCCGTTGATAGTCACCCTGGTGGTGACGGTATGGATGGCCTGGCGGGTGATCCGCAGGGTCGGTGGATTAACGGGAGACGTGTACGGCGCGATCGTGGAAGTGACGGAGGCGGCGGTGTTGGTCGCTTTTTGTGTGTGGAGGTGA